GATGCCCGGGCTGGTCAACCTCGACTTCGCCGACGTCCGCACCGTGATGGAGAAGGGCGGCGTCGCGATGATCGGACTCGGCGAGTCCGACTCCGACTCGAAGGCGCAGGACTCGGTGAAGTCGGCGCTGCGCTCGCCGCTCTTGGACGTCGACATCTCCGGCGCGAACTCCGCGCTGGTGAACGTCACCGGCGGCACCGACATGTCCATCGAGGAGGCGGAGGGGGTGGTCGAGGAGATCTACGACCGGATCGACCCCGACGCGCGGATCATCTGGGGGACCTCCGTCGACGACGAACTGGAAGGCGAGATGCGGACGATGATCGTCGTGACGGGCGTCGAGTCGCCGCAGATCTACGGGAACAACGGCGAGCCGCCGGAGGGCGACGCGCCGAGCGACGTCGAGGACATCGACTACGTCGAGTAGGTCCGCCGTCGGGGGTTCGACGGCTCAGCGGCGCATCAAAAGGTAAAAACCGTCTCGTCTCGAATCCGCTGGTAACATGGACGTTCCGTACGATCTCAACAGTTACATTCGGGTGCTGAAGCTGGCGAGCACGCCGAGCACCGACGAGTTCCTCCAGGTGTCGAAGATCGCCGGTGCCGGAATCCTGCTCATCGGGTTCATCGGCTTCCTCATGTTCGCGATCATGAGCCTCCTCCCGGGGGTCGGCGCGTAATGCCGATCTACTCGGTCAAGACGACGGCGAGCCAGGAGCGCACCGTCGCCGACATGCTCGCCGAGAAGGAGATGCCCGAGATCCAGGCCGTCATCGCCCCCGACCAGCTCACGAGCTACGTGATGGTCGAGGCCACCGACGGCACGGTGTTCGAGCGGATCCTCGACGAGATCCCGCACGCGAACGGGGTCATTCAGGGCGGGGACGGGCCGGCCGAGAGCCCCTTCTCCGAGGTCGAGCACTTCCTCTCGCCGACCCCGGACGTGGAGGGGATCGCCGAGGGCGACATCG
This genomic stretch from Halorubrum hochsteinianum harbors:
- a CDS encoding protein translocase SEC61 complex subunit gamma, translated to MDVPYDLNSYIRVLKLASTPSTDEFLQVSKIAGAGILLIGFIGFLMFAIMSLLPGVGA
- a CDS encoding transcription elongation factor Spt5; its protein translation is MPIYSVKTTASQERTVADMLAEKEMPEIQAVIAPDQLTSYVMVEATDGTVFERILDEIPHANGVIQGGDGPAESPFSEVEHFLSPTPDVEGIAEGDIVELIAGPFKGEKARVQRIDEGKDQVTVELYEATVPIPVTVRGDQIRVLDSEER